A single genomic interval of Gossypium raimondii isolate GPD5lz chromosome 11, ASM2569854v1, whole genome shotgun sequence harbors:
- the LOC105801189 gene encoding blue copper protein 1a — translation MAVHRSLVIFAIVAFMAPTISLAMDYVVGDDNGWKLEVNYTDWAKDKQFYVGDTLLFKYNNASHNVYKVTGDDFNSCNVPSNNSLGLFTGNDKINLAAAGKKWYICGFTGHCNQGMKLKITVLDGAAPAPPPNAASTLLAKATNFQIMLGMTLSIAAALIMV, via the exons ATGGCTGTTCATCGTTCATTAGTTATTTTTGCAATTGTTGCTTTCATGGCTCCGACAATCTCATTGGCTATGGATTATGTCGTGGGTGATGATAATGGGTGGAAGTTAGAAGTTAATTATACAGATTGGGCTAAAGACAAGCAGTTCTATGTTGGAGACACTCTTC TTTTCAAGTACAACAATGCTAGTCACAACGTTTACAAAGTGACCGGAGATGACTTCAACAGCTGCAATGTTCCATCGAACAATAGTTTGGGCTTATTCACAGGAAACGACAAAATTAACTTGGCAGCCGCCGGCAAAAAATGGTACATTTGTGGTTTTACTGGCCATTGTAATCAAGGGATGAAGCTTAAGATCACGGTGCTAGACGGTGCTGCCCCAGCTCCTCCTCCTAACGCTGCTTCAACATTACTTGCCAAAGCGACCAATTTCCAGATAATGTTAGGGATGACTTTATCCATCGCGGCTGCATTGATCATGGTCTAG